One Drechmeria coniospora strain ARSEF 6962 chromosome 01, whole genome shotgun sequence genomic region harbors:
- a CDS encoding putative OPY2 protein, whose product MGSSSTPPIARPAVAFLTSSVRCPFLTFSAFASNPFSQRRRPTQQRPVSVPSNIDRPVDRFASLRLAITSVDDVEPLDIDPRRPSLPLPLACHLEERIVAMMEGGATHQAYARSLLELREALKHVPQKRACVVCDNSAKLECPKCPDGEVCQFTIPTDCTQCPRSVCMADDSPSASSGAAAPSASGNGDSGPSAGPIAGGVIGGIAVIAVITYLVWRFLIKPKRSRIPESELEPAGNDTGDVEKDNGSRITHRSSTHTVHSIASTVLTRASNIIQIAYIPGVTNRANQGPGSPTVLVPPVPPIPMHHTEAHRQATDQQDDQHFFVPGNLRDSTYSGISTYSEITSYAPRSSIASTIYGKQAQVQNAAQTGMRAKPTVVSVRSGSVGGNNTPPMPDIDYERFGGRPESSASFFSVGSAFVNNANTATQGRAQVVKLGGGQRSVDDGLSSPQSSAWPAPLGTVSPPAPTHDPTRGGPGMYGSAGMYDSPVTYDAPHMFDSSRRDLGPFSDPPGGAGTPGRSRLGSVMEDASEGPYQNGGRGAGRPSSRERDSSPFGDEYAMRQ is encoded by the exons atgggctcgtcctcgactccGCCGATTGCGAGACCTGCAGTCGCTTTTCTTACTTCGTCTGTCCGCTGCCCGTTCCTCACATTCTCTGCCTTTGCATCGAATCCATTCTCccaacggcgacgaccaaCCCAACAGCGTCCCGTCTCGGTTCCGTCCAACATCGATCGACCGGTCGACCGTTTTGCCTCGCTTCGCCTCGCAATCACCTCGGTCGATGATGTTGAACCCTTG GACATCGACCCGCGGCGGCCCTCGCTGCCCCTACCACTTGCCTGCCATCTTGAGGAGCGAATCGTTGCCATGATGGAAGGAGGCGCGACGCATCAGGCCTACGCGAGGAGCCTGTTGGAGTTGCGCGAAG CCCTGAAGCATGTCCCCCAGAAGCGCGCGTGCGTGGTGTGCGACAATAGCGCGAAGCTCGAATGTCCCAAATGCCCCGACGGTGAAGTTTGCCAGTTCACCATTCCCACCGACTGCACACAATGCCCCCGGTCGGTTTGCATGGCCGATGATAgtccctcggcgagctccggcgccgccgcgccgagCGCCAGCGGCAACGGTGACAGCGGGCCCAGTGCCGGTCCCATCGCGggcggcgtcatcggcggcatcgccgtcatcgccgtcatcaccTACCTCGTCTGGAGATTCCTCATCAAGCCGAAGCGATCGCGGATACCCGAGTCCGAGCTGGAGCCTGCCGGCAACGACACGGGCGACGTGGAAAAGGACAACGGTTCGAGGATCACGCACCGGTCCTCGACGCACACGGTCCACTCGATTGCGTCGACGGTGCTGACGCGGGCCTCCAACATCATCCAGATCGCCTACATACCCGGCGTGACGAACAGGGCGAACCAGGGTCCGGggtcgccgacggtgctCGTGCCGCCCGTTCCGCCCATCCCGATGCATCACACGGAGGCGCACCGGCAGGCGACGGACCAGCAGGACGACCAGCACTTTTTCGTCCCCGGCAACCTCCGAGACTCGACATACTCGGGCATCTCGACCTACTCGGAAATCACGTCGTACGCTCCGCGCTCGAGCATCGCCTCGACGATATACGGCAAGCAAGCCCAGGTGCAGAACGCGGCGCAGACGGGCATGCGGGCGAAGCCCACCGTCGTGAGCGTCCGGTCGGGGAGCGTGGGCGGGAACAAcacgccgccgatgcccgaCATCGACTACGAGAGGTTCGGCGGCCGACCCGAAAGCAGCGCGAGCTTCTTCAGCGTCGGCTCGGCTTTCGTCAACAACGCAAACACGGCGACCCAAGGTCGGGCTCAGGTTGTGAagctgggcggcggccagaggagcgtcgacgacggcttgtCCAGCCCGCAGTCAAGCGCCTGGCCGGCACCCCTCGGCACGGTGTCGCCGCCTGCTCCGACCCATGACCCGACGCGAGGCGGGCCGGGCATGTACGGCTCGGCGGGCATGTACGACTCGCCGGTGACGTACGACGCACCGCACATGTTCgactcgtcgaggagggacCTGGGGCCCTTTTCGGATCCGCCCGGAGGTGCCGGCACGCCTGGTCGTTCGAGGCTCGGCTCCGTCATGGAGGACGCGAGCGAGGGACCCTACCAGAACGGGGGTCGAGGCGCCGGAAGACCGAGCTCGAGAGAACGAGACTCGAGCCCGTTTGGGGATGAGTACGCCATGAGGCAATGA
- a CDS encoding ras-2 protein, whose protein sequence is MAGRMVLYKLVVLGDGGVGKTALTIQLCLQHFVETYDPTIEDSYRKQVVIDGQPCMLEVLDTAGQEEYTALRDQWIRDGEGFVLVYSISSRSSFTRIKRFHHQIQRVKESCSSSPTYPGSPLSAASPQLPVPIMLVGNKSDRVTEREVSTQEGHALARELGCEFVEASAKNCINVEKSFYDVVRILRRQRQQSSRPGPGSSGRSRASNGDLGGRDRDSQRLRRGKDGEKSKSRCVVL, encoded by the exons ATGGCGGGCCGCATGGTGCTGTACAAGCTGGTGGTGCTCGGGGACGGTGGTGTAGGGAAGACGGCCCTCACGATCCAGCTTTGCCTGCAGCACTTTGTCGAGACT TACGACCCGACGATTGAAGATTCATACCGAAAGCAGGTGGTGATTGACGGCCAGCCATGCATGCTCGAGGTTCTCGACACGGCCGGGCAGGAGGAATACACAGCGTTGCGGGACCAGTGGATccgtgacggcgagggcttcgtcctcgtctaCAGCATCTCCTCTCGCTCGTCCTTTACCCGCATCAAGCGGTTCCACCATCAGATACAGCGCGTCAAGGAgtcctgctcctcgtcgcccacctATCCCGGCTCGCCCCTGTCCGCCGCGAGTCCGCAGCTGCCGGTGCCCATCATGCTCGTCGGCAACAAGAGCGACAGGGTGACGGAGCGGGAGGTGTCCACCCAGGAGGGCCACGCCTTGGCCCGCGAGCTCGGCTGCGAGTTCGTCGAGGCCTCGGCCAAGAACTGCATCAACGTCGAAAAATCCTTCTACGACGTCGTCCGCATCCTGCGACGCCAGCGGCAGCAATCATCGCGACCCGGCCCAGGCTCCAGCGGCCGATCTCGCGCGAGCAACGGggacctcggcggccgcgaccgCGACAGCCAGCGGCTCAGACgcggcaaggacggcgaAAAGAGCAAATCTAGATGCGTCGTCTTGTGA